A single window of Ovis aries strain OAR_USU_Benz2616 breed Rambouillet chromosome 24, ARS-UI_Ramb_v3.0, whole genome shotgun sequence DNA harbors:
- the PERCC1 gene encoding protein PERCC1: protein MAAGVIRPLCDFRLPLPALRPFPPPALEPPDTSEEEEEEGEEEELEAEGPEGHSPTLHSPGWAPEVPPLDPSSPETPLQLLRFSELISGDIQRYFGRKDRGQDPDACDIYDDGRPASSLARELSCADLVRPACSAPLEDHEATEPGGCSPGCPEGQVRGAGLGRDGPPLLGPLAELFDYGLRQCSGPQAVGGRRLRLERKYGHITPMTQRKLPPSFWREPAPSPLGLLHPGTPDFSDLLASWSAEAGSELLGTGTPGLEAVQLAEA, encoded by the coding sequence ATGGCCGCGGGGGTCATCCGGCCGCTCTGTGACTTCCGGCTGCCCCTGCCGGCCCTCCGGCCCTTCCCGCCGCCCGCCCTGGAGCCCCCAGACACttccgaggaggaggaggaggagggggaggaggaggagctggaggccgAGGGGCCAGAGGGGCACAGCCCAACGCTCCACAGCCCAGGCTGGGCCCCCGAAGTGCCCCCCCTGGACCCCAGCAGCCCAGAGACGCCGCTGCAGCTGCTGCGGTTCTCGGAGCTCATCAGCGGCGACATCCAGCGGTACTTCGGCCGCAAGGACCGGGGGCAGGACCCTGATGCCTGTGACATCTACGACGACGGCCGCCCAGCCAGCAGCTTGGCCAGGGAGCTCTCCTGTGCTGACCTGGTGCGCCCAGCCTGCAGCGCCCCCCTGGAAGACCATGAGGCCACCGAGCCGGGGGGCTGCTCCCCGGGGTGCCCCGAGGGGCAGGTGCGCGGGGCAGGCCTTGGCAGGGATGGGCCGCCGCTGCTGGGGCCCCTAGCCGAGCTCTTTGACTACGGGCTGCGGCAGTGCTCGGGGCCCCAGGCGGTGGGTGGGCGGCGACTCAGGCTGGAGCGCAAGTATGGCCACATCACCCCAATGACCCAGAGGAAGCTGCCCCCGTCCTTCTGGAGGGAGCCGGCGCCCAGCCCCCTGGGCCTGCTGCACCCCGGCACACCCGACTTCAGCGACCTGCTGGCCAGCTGGTCAGCAGAGGCCGGGTCTGAGCTGCTAGGCACGGGGACCCCGGGCCTGGAGGCGGTGCAGCTGGCCGAGGCCTAG